Proteins encoded within one genomic window of Micromonospora halotolerans:
- a CDS encoding low temperature requirement protein A — protein MGGAGRVQLAGDAGGVSRLELFLDLIFVFAFLNVTGVTAEQLNPAGLPRGLLLLVLLWWCWAPFAWLGSTVRLDRGVMPVLVFGLSATLFVMGLTVREAFHDRPGGLSGPVVFALGYLVVRGATLAAAALVAVGEVAPRRFARRAWPPPLAGALFLLAAALVPGHVPGEVGREWLRFGLVGCAIVAEYGGAMLLRADLWRIGSISYWAERHALIILIGFGESIISVGLSQGVAATQPLTPEVLAGALLGVALAGALWWTYFDVARFAAEQAMERAAGTRRALLGRDAYSFLHLPMMAGLILVALGLKKVLGELSADSHDATPILTLLVLHGGVVLYLLGLVLFEVRTLRILGRSPVLGILLVAGLAPVAPHLPALAELALLAAAVGATALADVTVFRHRHRRLHAMIGPTQEHAGVTPKELFFDLVFVYAFLQVAALMADDPTWSGLARGLLVLAVLWQAWCAYAWLSAEVRSESPVVRLVMVLVVALTALITLASPQAIDDSRGGLPGPLVFVACYAAIRLLHLASFGLVAWQDPAWRTPPLRAAAPTLVSLGLMLVAALLPLPVGDVRQFSPPRVGLWLLAIAVDLAGNARVGLRHLSVRSAEHWADRHSLIIIIGLGEAVISMGSAVVYTPISARIVVAVFLGTALLAALWWAYFGWDSTEGERALAAADARTRTRLARDAYTWLHLPMVAGIVLVSLGLRKTMSVLGSRGFFELGPPPYPLAHAALFGGVLLYLSGVQAFRWRTTGRWRPARLVQAVVVAALLPLTVGLSALLALALLAAVCLALTAFEVLRDHERAGIGPVRSR, from the coding sequence GTGGGCGGCGCCGGGCGGGTCCAGCTGGCCGGCGACGCGGGCGGCGTCAGCCGGCTGGAACTCTTCCTCGACCTGATCTTCGTCTTCGCGTTCCTCAACGTCACCGGGGTGACCGCCGAGCAGCTCAACCCGGCCGGGCTGCCGCGCGGCCTGCTGCTGCTCGTGCTGCTGTGGTGGTGCTGGGCGCCGTTCGCCTGGCTGGGCAGCACCGTCCGGCTGGACCGCGGGGTCATGCCGGTGCTCGTGTTCGGGCTCAGCGCCACCCTGTTCGTGATGGGCCTGACGGTGCGGGAGGCGTTCCACGACCGGCCCGGCGGGCTCTCCGGTCCGGTGGTCTTCGCCCTCGGCTACCTGGTCGTGCGCGGCGCCACGCTGGCCGCCGCCGCGCTGGTCGCCGTCGGGGAGGTGGCACCCCGCCGGTTCGCGCGGCGGGCGTGGCCGCCGCCGTTGGCCGGCGCGCTGTTCCTGCTCGCCGCCGCGCTGGTCCCGGGACACGTGCCGGGCGAGGTGGGCCGGGAGTGGCTCCGCTTCGGGCTGGTGGGCTGCGCGATCGTCGCGGAGTACGGCGGGGCGATGCTGCTCCGCGCGGACCTGTGGCGGATCGGCTCGATCTCGTACTGGGCGGAGCGGCACGCGCTGATCATCCTGATCGGGTTCGGGGAGTCGATCATCTCGGTGGGGCTGAGCCAGGGGGTGGCGGCGACCCAGCCGCTGACCCCGGAGGTGCTGGCCGGGGCGCTGCTCGGGGTGGCGCTGGCCGGCGCGCTGTGGTGGACGTACTTCGACGTGGCCCGGTTCGCGGCCGAGCAGGCGATGGAGCGGGCCGCCGGCACGCGGCGCGCGCTTCTCGGCCGGGACGCGTACAGCTTCCTGCACCTGCCGATGATGGCCGGGCTGATCCTGGTGGCGCTCGGCCTGAAGAAGGTGCTCGGCGAGCTGAGCGCGGACAGCCACGACGCGACCCCGATCCTCACGCTGCTGGTGCTCCACGGCGGGGTGGTGCTCTACCTGCTGGGGCTGGTGCTGTTCGAGGTGCGGACGCTGCGCATCCTGGGCCGGTCGCCGGTGCTCGGCATCCTGCTGGTGGCCGGGCTGGCGCCCGTCGCCCCGCACCTGCCGGCGCTGGCCGAGCTGGCGCTGCTGGCCGCGGCGGTGGGCGCGACCGCGCTGGCCGACGTGACCGTGTTCCGGCACCGGCACCGCCGGTTGCACGCGATGATCGGCCCGACCCAGGAGCACGCCGGGGTCACCCCGAAGGAGCTCTTCTTCGACCTGGTCTTCGTCTACGCCTTCCTCCAGGTGGCCGCGCTGATGGCCGACGACCCGACGTGGTCCGGCCTGGCGCGCGGGCTGCTGGTGCTGGCCGTGCTCTGGCAGGCCTGGTGCGCGTACGCCTGGCTGTCGGCCGAGGTCCGCTCGGAGAGCCCGGTGGTCCGCCTCGTCATGGTGCTCGTGGTGGCGCTCACCGCGCTGATCACGCTGGCCAGCCCGCAGGCGATCGACGACTCGCGGGGTGGCCTGCCCGGGCCGCTGGTCTTCGTCGCCTGCTACGCGGCCATCCGGCTGCTGCACCTGGCCTCGTTCGGGCTGGTGGCGTGGCAGGACCCGGCGTGGCGGACGCCGCCGTTGCGGGCCGCCGCGCCGACCCTCGTCTCGCTCGGGCTCATGCTGGTCGCCGCGCTGCTGCCGCTGCCGGTCGGCGACGTCCGCCAGTTCTCCCCGCCGCGGGTCGGGCTGTGGCTGCTCGCCATCGCGGTCGACCTGGCCGGGAACGCCCGGGTGGGCCTGCGTCACCTCAGCGTGCGCTCGGCGGAGCACTGGGCCGACCGGCACAGCCTGATCATCATCATCGGGCTCGGGGAGGCGGTGATCTCGATGGGCAGCGCCGTGGTGTACACGCCGATCTCGGCCCGGATCGTGGTGGCGGTGTTCCTCGGCACCGCCCTGCTGGCCGCCCTGTGGTGGGCCTACTTCGGCTGGGACAGCACCGAGGGGGAACGGGCGCTGGCCGCCGCCGACGCGCGCACCCGGACCCGGCTGGCCCGCGACGCGTACACGTGGCTGCACCTGCCGATGGTGGCGGGGATCGTGCTGGTCTCGCTGGGCCTGCGCAAGACCATGTCGGTGCTGGGCAGCCGGGGCTTCTTCGAGCTCGGTCCGCCGCCGTATCCACTGGCGCACGCCGCGCTCTTCGGCGGGGTGCTGCTCTACCTGTCGGGAGTCCAGGCGTTCCGGTGGCGGACGACCGGGCGCTGGCGGCCGGCCCGGCTGGTGCAGGCCGTGGTGGTGGCGGCGCTGCTGCCACTGACGGTCGGGCTGTCGGCGCTGCTCGCGCTGGCCCTGCTGGCCGCGGTCTGCCTGGCCCTCACCGCGTTTGAGGTGCTCCGCGACCACGAGCGGGCCGGCATCGGGCCGGTGCGGTCGCGCTGA